DNA from Chloroflexota bacterium:
TCGGCGAGCAAGAAGCCACAATTATACGATTGAGACCTGCTGTTTTGATATCCTCTTTAATCAGGTTTTGCCCCGGCTCAGAGCACATGAACTTGTAGTCGCGAGCTACTGCTACTGAATCTAAATCCTTAGCAAAGCGGCTAACCTCCGCTACATCAACTGTACCGGCAATATTACTGCCGCAATGACAGACATACACCCCAATTCGTGGTTCCATTTTCTACTCCCCTGTGTTACCTAAGCAATATTCCTGCAATCTCAGCCATGATCTGTTCGGTGGTGAAATGCTTGCCAGTTATTGCATTACTAGGGCAGGCGGCGACGCACACCCCACACCCCTTACACAAAGCTTCATTAACTTGGCTTACGCTTTTTTCAGTGTCGAAGGAAATAGCTTTAAAGGGGCAAAGGCCTTCACAAGTGCGACAGCCAGCACAACGCTCTTCATTAATAACTGCCGTAGTTGCCTCGACCTCTACCTGACCCTTACTAATCATTGCCATGACTCGAGCTGCGGCAGCGGAAGCTTGGGAAATAGTATCCGGTATGTCCTTCGGTCCCTGGCAACAACCCACTACAAATATCCCATCGCTCATAGTAGCTACTGGGTCCATCTTCGGGTGCCTTTCGAGGAAGAAACCATCAGCACTTCGGCTGACACCGAATTGGCGACTAACCGCTTCCATATCTCGTTGCGGCTCCAAAGCGGTGCTAATAATGACCATATCTACCGGTTGGCGGTGCTGCGAGCCATTCTTTAACGTATAGTGAACAATAAGCTTGCCTTCCTCTTCTGGTTTTTCAGGTGAGTCAGTTACTGCAGTAGGTCGGGCCTTGACAAAGACTGTCCCTTCGTCAGTAACTCGATTATAAAACTCCTCATAGCCTTTACCAAAGCTCCTAATGTCCGCATAGAACTCGTATACCTTGGCCCCACGAATGTGTTCTCTTATCAGGTGGCCGAACTTCATGGAATACATGCAACAAACTCGTGAGCAATACTCATGATAGTTTTCATCTCT
Protein-coding regions in this window:
- a CDS encoding disulfide reductase is translated as MEPRIGVYVCHCGSNIAGTVDVAEVSRFAKDLDSVAVARDYKFMCSEPGQNLIKEDIKTAGLNRIIVASCSP